The following are encoded in a window of Haliaeetus albicilla chromosome 1, bHalAlb1.1, whole genome shotgun sequence genomic DNA:
- the DCUN1D4 gene encoding DCN1-like protein 4 isoform X6 gives MPPRKKRRPAAGDDLSAKKSRHDGMYRKYDSTRIKAEEEVFSSKRCLEWFYEYAGADDIVGPEGMEKFCEDIGVEPENVVMLVLAWKLDAQNMGYFTLQEWLKGMTSLQCDTTEKLRNSLDYLRSLLNEPTNFKLIYRYAFDFAREKDQRSLDINTAKCMLGLLLGKTWSLFPVFHQFLEQSKYKVINKDQWCNVLEFSRTINLDLSNYDEDGAWPVLLDEFVEWYKGKQMT, from the exons ATGCCTccaaggaaaaagaggagaccTGCAGCAGGAGATGATTTATCTGCTAAGAAAAGTAGACATGATGG tatgtataGAAAATATGATTCAACTagaataaaagcagaggaagaagtctTTTCAAGTAAGAGATGCTTAGAATGGTTCTATGAATATGCAG gcGCTGACGACATTGTAGGGCCAGAAGGTATGGAGAAATTTTGTGAAGACATTGGAGTTGAACCAGAAAAT gTAGTTATGCTTGTGCTAGCATGGAAGTTGGATGCACAAAACATGGGCTACTTTACATTACAAGAATGGTTAAAAGGAATGACATCGCTACA ATGTGATACTACAGAAAAATTGAGAAATTCTCTGGATTACTTGAGATCTTTATTAAATGAGCCTACCAATTTTAAACTTATTTATAGATATGCATTTGACTTTGCACGG GAAAAGGACCAGCGCAGCCTAGATATCAATACTGCCAAGTGTATGTTGGGCCTTCTTTTAGGAAAAACATGGTCCCTTTTCCCAGTGTTTCACCAGTTTCTAGAG CAATCAAAATACAAAGTTATCAATAAGGACCAATGGTGTAACGTTCTTGAATTCAGCAGAACAATTAACCTTGACCTCAGTAACTATGATGAAGATGGAGCCT GGCCAGTGTTGTTGGATGAGTTTGTGGAATGGtataaaggaaaacagatgacATAG
- the DCUN1D4 gene encoding DCN1-like protein 4 isoform X7 → MYRKYDSTRIKAEEEVFSSKRCLEWFYEYAGADDIVGPEGMEKFCEDIGVEPENVVMLVLAWKLDAQNMGYFTLQEWLKGMTSLQCDTTEKLRNSLDYLRSLLNEPTNFKLIYRYAFDFAREKDQRSLDINTAKCMLGLLLGKTWSLFPVFHQFLEQSKYKVINKDQWCNVLEFSRTINLDLSNYDEDGAWPVLLDEFVEWYKGKQMT, encoded by the exons atgtataGAAAATATGATTCAACTagaataaaagcagaggaagaagtctTTTCAAGTAAGAGATGCTTAGAATGGTTCTATGAATATGCAG gcGCTGACGACATTGTAGGGCCAGAAGGTATGGAGAAATTTTGTGAAGACATTGGAGTTGAACCAGAAAAT gTAGTTATGCTTGTGCTAGCATGGAAGTTGGATGCACAAAACATGGGCTACTTTACATTACAAGAATGGTTAAAAGGAATGACATCGCTACA ATGTGATACTACAGAAAAATTGAGAAATTCTCTGGATTACTTGAGATCTTTATTAAATGAGCCTACCAATTTTAAACTTATTTATAGATATGCATTTGACTTTGCACGG GAAAAGGACCAGCGCAGCCTAGATATCAATACTGCCAAGTGTATGTTGGGCCTTCTTTTAGGAAAAACATGGTCCCTTTTCCCAGTGTTTCACCAGTTTCTAGAG CAATCAAAATACAAAGTTATCAATAAGGACCAATGGTGTAACGTTCTTGAATTCAGCAGAACAATTAACCTTGACCTCAGTAACTATGATGAAGATGGAGCCT GGCCAGTGTTGTTGGATGAGTTTGTGGAATGGtataaaggaaaacagatgacATAG